From Cotesia glomerata isolate CgM1 linkage group LG2, MPM_Cglom_v2.3, whole genome shotgun sequence, a single genomic window includes:
- the LOC123259916 gene encoding venom metalloproteinase 3-like, whose product MKFFLFLITFLSASFVTSFSTNFLDVIKSLSTCSPYDENEAEHGVIIRPVTPVYLIHYPDKNVKPRMLLRILEISSSYDFYNKAKLLPDALVLSILVTVDYNLYKNHGDNIINHILSYWNNVNKIMEELDNPKIKIILRGIAIPTEPDVFDLVIENNEDNPRKYYPMATVDRMEEWWKENYDRFEGLPDTDIDVFIFQTSFPLVDNNYNNLTGSINLFDCKHSSFEDGINVAVVSDTRFSEIVAARLIAQGFGIENDESLGCNTDFIMSTSTIYKNSSKLPHWSECSRKSFQKIAKNESYSCFKMTKNHFYYSEYDEE is encoded by the exons atgaagttttttttatttttaataacatttttaagcgCCTCTTTTGTCACATCTTTTTCAACG aattttttggaCGTAATTAAAAGTCTAAGTACATGTTCTCCTTACGATGAAAATGAAGCAGAACACGGAGTTATAATTCGTCCAGTGACTCCAGTTTATTTGATACATTATCCAGATAAAAATGTGAAACCTCGGATGCTTTTAAGG attcttGAAATTTCGTCatcttatgatttttataacaaagcAAAATTGTTACCAg ATGCATTGGTTTTGTCAATACTAGTGACAGTAGACTATAACTTGTACAAAAATCACGGTGACAATATAATAAATCACATATTATCATACTGGAATAACGTGAATAAAATAATGGAAGAACTAGATAATCCGAAAATAAAGATAATCCTCCGAGGGATCGCTATACCaaca gaaCCAGACGTATTTGATTTAGTGATCGAAAATAATGAGGATAATCCCCGAAAATATTACCCGATGGCTACGGTCGATAGGATGGAAGAGTGGTGGAAGGAAAATTACGACCGATTTGAAGGTCTTCCTGACACTGATATAgatgtttttattttccaaacgtc CTTTCCATTGGtagataataattacaataaccTCACGggctcaataaatttatttgattgtaAGCATTCTTCTTTTGAGGACGGAATAAATGTCGCAGTTGTCTCAGATACTAGATTCTCAGAGATCGTTGCAGCGCGATTAATAGCTCAAGG attcggGATCGAAAATGATGAATCTTTAGGGTGTAATACAGATTTTATAATGAGTACTTcaactatttataaaaactcttcaaaattaccTCATTGGTCTGAGTGTTCAAGAAAAAGCTTTCAAAAAATTgccaa gaatgAATCGTACTCATGTTtcaaaatgacaaaaaatcatttttattactcaGAATATGATGaagaataa